From Daphnia pulicaria isolate SC F1-1A chromosome 11, SC_F0-13Bv2, whole genome shotgun sequence, the proteins below share one genomic window:
- the LOC124315421 gene encoding E3 ubiquitin-protein ligase TRIM32-like, producing the protein MASILNKAVSDTDEDLITCHVCLQEFSSLEKHKPKFLDCHHYFCVSCIQGFSNVNSVLCPTCRRLTNMKGRKIEELATNNVVLRLVTIETNRARELAEREKKRKAEADTEAKQQKWCTDCSFLAYGGCIKDNHQVKNYKDYFQDRYSHLQSIIGDIQSSCKQALNDFKKIQLVHTDILGKLQVLYSEINRRVASSKDTIAELECRLKSVNDIDISEEEEMFNLIKKVNHLIVEFSGKLKETQSIKLNAGNLLRSYGNNLNEAIIMLSNDETMEDKKTSRTAAVLNKDIDSPSCSGSSHVKESSGPPNNKKIRISIIPNTRADALGLPSQGLSIQQLRSFILKKGESARNTRSPN; encoded by the exons ATGGCGTCAATATTAAATAAAGCAGTATCTGACACAGATGAAGACCTGATAACTTGTCATGTTTGTCTGCAGGAATTTAGCTCGTTGGAGAAGCATAAACCTAAATTTCTTGACT GTCATCATTACTTTTGTGTCAGTTGTATACAA GGCTTTTCTAACGTGAATTCGGTACTTTGCCCGACTTGCCGCAGATTGACGAACATGAAGGGACGCAAGATAGAAGAGTTGGCCACCAACAACGTCGTTTTACGTTTGGTGACCATAGAAACCAACCGAGCTCGTGAACTTGccgaacgggaaaaaaagaggaaggctGAAGCGGACACCGAAGC GAAACAACAAAAGTGGTGCACTGACT gTTCTTTCCTTGCATATGGTGGTTGCATTAAAGATAATCATCAAGTCAAGAATTATAAGGACTACTTTCAAGATCGTTACTCACACCTACAATCAATCATCGGAGACATACAGTCATCTTGTAAACAAGCCCTAAACgattttaagaaaattcaGTTGGTTCACACAGATATTCTTGGTAAGCTGCAAGTGCTTTATTCCGAAATTAATAGAAGAGTGGCTTCTAGCAAAGACACAATCGCCGAGTTGGAATGCCGTCTTAAATCAGTAAATGATATTGATatttctgaagaagaagaaatgtttaatttgATCAAGAAAGTTAATCATCTGATTGTTGA ATTTAGTGGtaaattaaaagaaacccAGTCTATCAAATTGAATGCTGGTAACCTTCTTCGGTCGTACGGTAATAACTTAAATGAAGCTATAATTATGTTATCAAACGATGAAACAATGGAAGACAAAAAGACATCAAGAACAGCTGCGGTATTGAACAAAGACATTGACTCGC CGTCTTGCTCAGGTTCTTCGCACGTCAAAGAGTCATCAGGTCCGCCCAATAACAAGAAAATTCGAATTTCAATTATCCCAAACACCAGGGCAGACGCGTTAGGCCTACCGAGTCAAGGTCTATCTATTCAGCAATTACGATCGTTTATTCTTAAAAAAGGCGAATCGGCTAGAAATACTCGTTCACCCAACTGA
- the LOC124315333 gene encoding 4-galactosyl-N-acetylglucosaminide 3-alpha-L-fucosyltransferase 9-like → MESQISARQTMLEKMKRPFVNNRRFNRYWNSIQLNLTRNSGYYALVSSLMCLCLIGLRSNGEYHDHDEIDSELHYSFHNWEPKKPMEIHPRERRAVDSSDGEPKIILFWTKYHGSASFDFGLGSRPFETAGCRVSNCKTTTDRLLLNESHAIIFHSGNLNISDMPPVRFDHQRWIFYSFTSPVNLAPIPKFLQDKFNWTMTYRRDSDIIHRYPFGSLVASKTMRKSYGKTRPTANSVQRRIPHKKKLVAWITSTCPTSVRRENYVRQLARHISVDIYGGCGHKYCGSHEQCMKMLREDYKFVLAFENSLCTDYVSEKLYTALENGVVPVVYGEADYRAYAPSYSYVNARDFGSPKELAEYLWLLHQNDHLYQNYFSWNQDYMVDRFPTDGWCNLCQMLHRPIESQAYSDVQRWWAEEVTCTSNYHFNLTVSNNLEPVASNSLH, encoded by the exons ATGGAGTCGCAAATCAGCGCCCGGCAGACGATGCTGGAGAAGATGAAACGGCCGTTCGTCAACAACCGCAGGTTCAACCGCTACTGGAACAGCATCCAGCTCAATCTGACCCGCAATTCCGGATATTACGCCTTGGTTTCGTCGCTCATGTGCCTGTGTCTCATCGGACTCCGCTCCAACGGCGAATATCACGATCACGACGAAATAGATTCCGAGCTGCACTACAGTTTCCACAACTGGGAACCAAAG AAACCGATGGAAATTCACCCGCGTGAACGG CGAGCCGTGGATTCGTCAGATGGTGAACCAAAGATAATCCTTTTCTGGACGAAATACCACGGAAGCGCCAGTTTCGATTTCGGATTGGGTTCAAGACCGTTCGAGACGGCCGGCTGCCGAGTTTCCAACTGCAAAACAACCACCGACAGGTTGTTGCTCAATGAGTCACACGCCATCATTTTCCATTCGGGAAATCTCAACATCTCCGACATGCCGCCCGTTCGTTTCGATCACCAGCGCTGGATCTTTTATTCCTTTACATCGCCAGTCAATTTGGCTCCCATCCCGAAATTCTTACAa GACAAATTCAATTGGACAATGACTTACCGCCGAGATTCAGATATTATTCATCGCTATCCATTCGGATCTCTGGTGGCCAGTAAAACGATGCGCAAGAGTTACGGCAAAACGCGTCCGACGGCCAACTCTGTGCAGCGTCGGATTCCGCACAAGAAGAAGCTCGTCGCCTGGATTACGTCCACTTGCCCTACGTCGGTGCGGCGGGAAAATTACGTGCGCCAGTTGGCCAGGCACATCTCTGTCGACATTTACGGCGGGTGCGGTCACAAATACTGCGGCAGTCACGAACAG TGCATGAAGATGCTCCGTGAAGATTACAAGTTCGTGCTGGCCTTTGAGAATTCCCTGTGCACAGACTACGTCTCGGAGAAATTGTACACGGCGCTGGAGAATGGCGTCGTGCCCGTCGTCTACGGTGAGGCCGACTACCGGGCCTACGCCCCCAGCTATTCCTACGTCAACGCCCGCGATTTCGGCTCGCCAAAGGAGTTGGCCGAGTACCTGTGGCTCTTGCACCAGAACGACCATCTGTACCAGAACTATTTCTCGTGGAATCAAGACTACATGGTGGACAGGTTCCCTACCGACGGATGGTGCAACTTGTGCCAGATGCTACACCGACCCATCGAGTCGCAGGCCTATTCCGACGTCCAGCGATGGTGGGCCGAGGAAGTCACTTGCACCTCCAATTATCACTTCAATCTCACCGTCAGCAACAATCTAGAGCCGGTGGCGTCCAATTCACTCCACTAA